The proteins below are encoded in one region of Candidatus Ozemobacteraceae bacterium:
- a CDS encoding tetratricopeptide repeat protein: MRCITFGLSRRIFRVIPHALLLAGLLAPAFCETPAANDAVPTVSQDSGKAEDLLKNLHTLSRMNLEQTETMLEIYRKSFAADSRSPDTRIVLSALLLRKANLLKAAPFPDVEACFMEAADVMPDSFDVQYQWGQALFARGNFEAAVPKLEAAVAQRPEHLDTIMKLGISQLKMMKYEEAQALFERAQKQIPKDYLLLYFLGRCAYELKDYDKAVEYWEEALKHIPNQEEGAALRTMIGKAREQSASIAGTTTDENQRFVIHYAGSSQKDIGDVTMEVLEDVYDQVTSDLMYKPDIKINVIFFLTEEFYEINNSGRWVGALAQGEKILVPLQQGYSDLQSVKGILAHEFTHVIVNMRTNNRCPTWVNEGLAVYEEFKFANGDPTVLRPDYERLFQSKIIGEKHFIPLKEINLNPAQQTYGYQIGLGYLQSYLAMRFLIERWGWQAVDALLNSIGKGDWLDDSLNEAAGMEFSEFQKELNDWMLGL, from the coding sequence TTCAGGGTGATTCCCCACGCCCTCCTCCTGGCGGGTCTTCTTGCCCCCGCGTTCTGCGAGACTCCGGCGGCGAATGATGCGGTCCCGACCGTTTCCCAGGACTCCGGCAAGGCCGAGGACCTTCTGAAAAACCTCCATACGCTCTCGCGGATGAATCTCGAGCAGACCGAAACCATGCTCGAGATCTACCGGAAAAGCTTCGCCGCCGATTCGCGTTCCCCCGACACGCGCATCGTGTTATCGGCTCTCCTTCTTCGCAAGGCGAACCTTCTCAAGGCAGCCCCCTTCCCCGATGTCGAGGCATGCTTCATGGAAGCGGCAGACGTGATGCCCGATTCGTTCGACGTTCAGTATCAATGGGGCCAGGCGCTGTTCGCCCGCGGAAATTTCGAGGCCGCCGTTCCGAAGCTGGAAGCCGCGGTCGCTCAGCGTCCCGAGCATCTCGACACGATCATGAAGCTCGGCATCTCGCAGCTGAAAATGATGAAATACGAGGAGGCACAGGCCCTCTTCGAGCGCGCCCAGAAACAGATCCCCAAGGATTATCTCCTCCTGTATTTCCTCGGACGCTGCGCCTACGAACTGAAGGACTACGACAAGGCGGTCGAGTATTGGGAAGAGGCTCTCAAGCACATTCCCAACCAGGAGGAAGGCGCGGCGCTCCGCACCATGATCGGAAAAGCGCGCGAGCAGTCGGCCTCGATCGCGGGAACGACGACGGACGAGAACCAGCGGTTCGTGATCCATTACGCCGGCTCCTCCCAGAAGGATATCGGCGACGTGACGATGGAGGTCCTCGAGGACGTCTACGACCAGGTGACATCCGACCTGATGTATAAACCTGACATTAAAATCAACGTCATCTTCTTCCTGACCGAGGAGTTCTACGAGATCAACAACTCCGGCCGCTGGGTCGGGGCCCTCGCCCAGGGCGAGAAGATCCTCGTTCCTCTTCAGCAGGGCTATTCCGACCTCCAGTCCGTGAAGGGCATTCTCGCCCACGAGTTCACGCACGTGATCGTGAACATGCGCACCAACAACCGGTGCCCGACCTGGGTCAACGAGGGGCTCGCGGTCTACGAGGAGTTCAAGTTCGCGAACGGCGATCCGACGGTGCTTCGCCCTGATTATGAGCGGCTGTTCCAGTCGAAGATCATCGGCGAGAAGCATTTCATCCCGCTCAAGGAGATCAATCTCAATCCCGCCCAGCAGACCTACGGCTACCAGATCGGCCTCGGGTATCTCCAGTCGTATCTCGCCATGAGGTTCCTGATCGAGCGCTGGGGCTGGCAGGCCGTCGATGCTCTTCTGAACTCAATCGGCAAAGGCGACTGGCTCGACGACTCGTTGAACGAGGCGGCAGGCATGGAATTCTCCGAATTTCAGAAGGAACTGAACGACTGGATGCTGGGCCTCTGA